In the Acropora muricata isolate sample 2 chromosome 1, ASM3666990v1, whole genome shotgun sequence genome, one interval contains:
- the LOC136926074 gene encoding neuromedin-K receptor-like codes for MASNSQQKNTTLSLMLLTPSECIAWLSVLGIEVAAMVALNVLEIIIFMKERTLRKRDMYLVINQAVADVSVGGFVIIRCWLLGSRCDFWGIKSFSIPFFVLIIAFYSFFPIASLLNLTAISLDRIHATFRPFKHRLVERKIFGVIIAAVWTTAGLFTTSIALTFLDRPLNFKESKDILLSYFSFFLFCFLIILVSYSAIAIKVVCGNQPRRHGAANRERKLTKTLFLVTVASLLRTLPYVIFQIHPVISYWQNHLFTLFAKSFIYPVLYRFRMPEFKRAPLAFLGCRFQPQPTQVYPLNEMKDRLCLY; via the exons ATGGCCAGCAATTCtcaacaaaaaaacacaacttTATCTTTGATGCTGCTTACTccatctgagtgcattgcctggTTATCAGTATTAGGCATAGAAGTTGCTGCTATGGTGGCGTTAAATGTTCTCGAAATCATTATCTTCATGAAGGAACGCACTCTTCGCAAGCGCGAcatgtacttggtgatcaaccAGGCGGTTGCCGATGTGTCTGTTGGTGGCTTTGTGATAATTCGTTGTTGGTTATTGGGAAGCAGATGCGACTTTTGGGGGATCAAATCTTTTAGTATCCCCTTTTTCGTGCTTATCATTGCTTTCTATTCCTTCTTTCCTATAGCGTCATTATTAAACCTTACTGCTATTTCTCTAGATCGAATACATGCGACGTTTCGTCCATTCAAGCATCGCCTCGTCGAAAGGAAAATCTTTGGAGTAATCATAGCGGCAGTTTGGACTACCGCTGGTCTCTTTACAACCAGCATTGCCTTAACTTTCCTTGACCGACCTTTAAATTTTAAGGAGTCCAAGGATATTTTGTTGTCatacttttcatttttcttgttttgctttttaattatTCTTGTTTCTTACTCGGCGATAGCTATAAAAGTTGTCTGTGGAAATCAACCTCGTCGTCATGGTGCAGCCAACAGAGAAAGGAAACTGACCAAAACATTGTTCCTTGTTACAGTTGCATCCTTACTGCGAACGCTACCGTACGTGATTTTCCAAATTCATCCAGTCATTTCATACTGGCAGAACCAT CTCTTTACATTGTTTGCAAAATCTTTTATCTATCCAGTCCTTTATAGATTTAGAATGCCAGAATTCAAAAGAGCCCCTCTTGCCTTTTTAGGCTGTAGATTCCAGCCGCAGCCTACTCAGGTTTACCCTCTTAACGAGATGAAGGACCGGCTTTGTCTATACTAA